The Penicillium digitatum chromosome 6, complete sequence genome has a window encoding:
- a CDS encoding Reverse transcriptase, putative — MAVAGGGRKPNSPPETEFSKAPPKKPRNHFSTMEELAQSAREVLNTMENDGRGEIYIINFVKSVEQYALNSLKGDKPQVQVMEKVQQALNRLDQRMDSIEKATTAIKATATTPSTQTSNSNDSAAFWARLQKWGQGTGSGPPPSLPTSNGSSSIGVSPAELREDREIIVKIRDSDTRETLRRRTPREIVEQAERTREQAARRKASAPLGGSCHFLAAKVLPSGDVKMTANSASGAELLRKHADGWLKSFGPAAHVRKPTWGVVARGIDTKTMLLTQESMAGMAKELVRQNSHSWGDTQVEILHLGWLVKPGKRREGSIIIEFTDPVVANQAITQGTLWQHQVHQTTRFCREGRSKLCLKCQKPGHVHSQCLNEYQCGHCAKQHPTWECAKQGDVEVKCANCGGGHRPTSDACEVRTAAKEGARLALANSPLFHRVPLHFRQRETTKGSTTTSQSQQGLDTPIHAPQQTAQRTTIYRAAPTSNRTVIASHPTENAPHPTENASHPTKEIRRMYTKVGVEKPQRRKEPSHVMRTRSRTSEDDDLPIIPEELAETASAVSQSARSLRSQNQETMQFMTDPEKQLQTSYKKRRMTAPADDMAEDYVMDEQPRTTRRYQLVRHKVAEIDEDAEEEFHDASEHSDDPGTDTNNTTTSQ, encoded by the coding sequence atggctgtcgccggtggtggaagaaaaccaaattcgccccctgaaacagagttttcaaaggcaccccccaagaaaccacggaaccactttagtaccatggaggagctcgctcagagtgctagagaggtgctgaacacaatggaaaatgacggaagaggtgagatatatattatcaactttgtgaaatccgtcgagcaatacgcactgaactccctgaagggggacaaaccgcaggttcaggtcatggaaaaggtgcaacaggcactcaaccgactcgaccagcgtatggatagcatcgaaaaagctacgacggcgatcaaagcaacagcaacgacaccgtccacacaaacaagcaattcgaacgactcggcagccttctgggcacggctccagaaatggggacaagggaccggctccggcccccccccatctctcccgacaagcaatggatcatcctcgatcggagtttcgccagctgagctccgcgaagatcgagagattatcgtcaagattcgtgacagcgacacccgcgaaaccctccgccggcggacaccaagggagatcgtcgagcaggctgagaggacacgggagcaagccgcccggaggaaagccagtgccccccttggtggtagctgccacttcttagcggcgaaggttctcccctctggggatgtgaagatgacggcgaatagcgcttccggtgcggagttgctacgaaagcatgctgacggctggttgaaatcattcggcccagcagcacatgttaggaagccgacatggggggtagtagcgcgcggtatcgatacgaagacgatgctgttgacacaggagtcgatggcggggatggcgaaggagctggtacgccaaaacagccactcatggggtgatacccaggttgaaatcctccaccttggctggctagtaaaacctggcaagcgtcgtgaaggctctatcatcattgaattcaccgacccggtggttgcaaaccaggcgatcacgcagggtacgctctggcagcaccaagtgcaccagactacccgcttctgccgagaaggccgttcgaaattatgcctgaaatgtcagaaaccaggacatgtacactcacagtgtctaaacgaataccagtgcggccactgtgcgaagcaacacccgacctgggagtgtgctaagcaaggggacgtcgaagtgaaatgcgccaattgtggcggaggccataggccaacgagcgacgcatgcgaagtaagaacagcagcgaaagaaggggcaagactagcactggctaacagccctctattccatcgtgtgccactccacttccggcaaagggagactacgaagggtagtaccactacctcccagtcccaacagggactcgataccccaatccacgcgccgcagcaaactgcacagcgcacgacgatatatcgggcagcacctacatcgaatcggacggtgatcgcatcgcatccgacagagaacgcacctcatccgacagagaacgcatcgcatccgacaaaagaaattcggaggatgtatacaaaggttggggtggagaagccccaacgaagaaaggagcccagccatgtgatgcgaactagatcgagaacgtcggaggatgacgatctacctatcataccagaggagctcgctgaaactgcctcagcagtaagccagtcggctcgctctttgaggtcacagaaccaagagactatgcagttcatgacagatccggagaaacagctccagacgtcatataagaagaggaggatgacagcaccagctgatgatatggcggaggactacgttatggatgaacaaccccgaacgactcggcgataccaactggtacgacacaaagttgctgaaatcgacgaagatgcggaagaggagttccatgatgcgtcggagcacagtgatgatccaggaacagacaccaacaacaccaccacatctcaatga
- a CDS encoding Ribosome associated membrane RAMP4 yields the protein MAQTPQQRRANDRFAKTEAAKRGKAPTTIKPKKNTKSPLSASWVVLLAFVVCGGLFLELLRIVPDLWSTMVSWFTRITG from the exons ATG GCACAAACACCACAGCAACGTCGAGCAAACGACCGCTTCGCAAAGACCGAGGCCGCGAAGAGAGGAAAGGCGCCAACCACAATCAAACCGAAGAAGAACACAAAATCACCCCTTTCAGCAAGCTGGGTTG TATTACTCGCTTTTGTTGTTTGCGGCGGTCTTTTCCTAGAGCTCCTCCGAATTGTCCCTGACCTCTGGTCCACCATGGTCTCATGGTTCACCCGGATCACAGGATGA
- a CDS encoding AP-3 complex subunit delta, putative — protein MHICSDTMFEKSLYDLIKGLRVHKGGENEYIQSSLRECKAEIKTQDMDKKATALLKLIYLEMFGYDMSWASFHVLEVMSSAKYLQKRVGYLGAVQSFRPDTEVLMLATNLLKKDIVTPRIPNMSLPLITLPHIITPSLAISLLPDLLSRLSHSSPVVRKKTIVCLYRLALVYPEALKLAWPKIKDHLMDDQEDGSVTTAAINVVCELGWRRPHDFLPLAPRFFELLVDSGNNWMAIKIIKLFATLTPLEPRLTRKLLRPLTNIIQTTSAMSLLYECINGIIQGGILDGEEDLQERDEVATLCVGKLRGMIVMDSDPNLKYVALLALNRIVATHPTLVSMQQDVIMDCLDDADVSIRLQALELAVGMVSSDSLQPVVNRLLDQLQQASILAAELLDTPESPESLKAPTLWPNDYQTEVVHRILDLCSQKNYSEIVDFEWYVAVLVQLVGLLPPSESEDDWGHPKEQEAMPNLRMNPALRIGTEIRNVAVRVKGVRMEATRAAESLMFVDNRSTFFPSSSTIGAGILGPVAWVVGEYAEYLLSPNRTLLSLIDISNASLPSSTLSLFLQAIPKVFVRVSQTSQPGDLWKSEMSLLLARVVEFLEAMAAHPDLDVQERAIEFLEVLRLAAEALTSNTEEMPFLLASVIPNLFTGLELNPVAVSAQKKVVLPDSLRLDEPFGHDLPSLFRNLDSPTLHKSNSWEMSDFYHLPELSTPNKQTRDLALVDLQPHASNQKSTGAPVESSIAVQRRMLERMERFKDDPFYIAPSGESSGTSTPFHEALNTSNGEVLDIDSIPIVDLKLGDEQLSHADFDSQRSRRTPGSKLLVAGDETFEPPNSLTDTSRPKGAGDAHPKYKRSLLQVDSSSLGNLSLANGPSSQVLADEGDTEMARALQQVEEVRLRMQRASERIQLEGTPAEGTLVKKKKKKKNTNKHISSERDVGTVVEDPTKSAIGKKKKTRKKTEEPDELSGEN, from the exons ATGCATATCTG CTCCGACACGAT GTTCGAAAAATCGCTTTATGACCTTATCAAAGGTCTTAGAGTTCATAAGGGAGGTGAAAATGAATACATCCAAAGTTCCTTGCGTGAGTGCAAGGCCGAGATTAAAACACAAGACATGG ACAAAAAAGCCACAGCGCTCTTAAAGCTCATATATCTCGAAATGTTTGGGTATGACATGTCCTGGGCCTCTTTTCACGTTCTCGAAGTCATGTCATCCGCCAAATACCTCCAAAAACGAGTCGGGTATCTCGGAGCAGTGCAGAGCTTTCGACCAGACACTGAAGTTCTGATGCTGGCAACCAACTTGTTAAAGAAG GACATTGTCACCCCCAGGATCCCCAACATGTCACTTCCTCTGATTACTTTGCCGCACATTATCACACCCTCCTTAGCAATTTCCTTGCTTCCCGATTTACTTTCTCGACTTTCACACTCAAGCCCGGTGGTGCGCAAGAAAACGATTGTCTGCCTCTATAGGCTTGCTTTAGTGTATCCCGAGGCTCTGAAGTTGGCATGGCCCAAGATAAAAGACCATTTGATGGACGAtcaagaagatggaagtGTCACTACTGCGGCGATCAACGTGGTTTGTGAGCTTGGTTGGCGACGGCCTCATGACTTCCTCCCTCTGGCACCTCGATTCTTTGAGCTTCTGGTTGATAGCGGCAATAATTGGATGGCCATCAAAATCATCAAACTT TTTGCAACATTAACCCCGCTAGAGCCAAGGCTGACTCGCAAACTTCTGCGTCCATTGACGAATATCATTCAAACCACCTCCGCAATGTCTCTGCTCTATGAATGTATCAATGGTATCATCCAAGGGGGAATTTTAGATGGAGAAGAGGATCTCCAGGAAAGGGACGAAGTTGCCACTCTTTGTGTCGGGAAATTGCGGGGTATGATAGTGATGGATAGTGACCCTAATC TCAAATATGTCGCACTTCTTGCGTTGAACCGCATTGTTGCCACACATCCAACGTTGGTTTCCATGCAGCAAGACGTGATTATGGATTGTCTAGACGATGCCGACGTTTCTATCCGATTGCAGGCTTTAGAACTTGCCGTTGGGATGGTTAGCAGCGATTCTCTCCAGCCAGTAGTGAACCGTCTGCTAGATCAGCTGCAGCAAGCCTCTATTCTTGCAGCTGAATTGCTCGACACTCCCGAAAGCCCCGAAAGCCTTAAAGCCCCAACATTATGGCCCAACGACTACCAGACTGAGGTTGTTCACCGGATTCTGGATCTTTGTTCTCAAAAGAACTACTCTGAAATTGTTGATTTTGAGTGGTATGTCGCTGTGCTAGTCCAGTTAGTCGGACTTCTCCCACCATCGGAGAGTGAAGACGACTGGGGCCATCCGAAAGAGCAAGAGGCTATGCCCAATTTGAGGATGAATCCGGCGCTTCGAATAGGGACAGAGATTCGCAATGTTGCTGTTAGAGTAAAAGGTGTGCGTATGGAGGCCACAAGAGCAGCCGAGTCTCTCATGTTTGTCGACAACAGATCAACTTTCTTCCCTTCCAGTTCAACTATCGGCGCCGGTATCTTAGGCCCTGTCGCCTGGGTTGTTGGTGAATACGCTGAATATCTGCTGTCGCCTAATCGGACACTACTGTCATTGATTGACATCTCTAATGCATCGCTTCCCTCTAGTACTCTTTCCCTCTTTTTGCAAGCCATTCCAAAGGTGTTTGTTCGGGTTAGCCAGACTAGCCAACCAGGAGATCTCTGGAAAAGTGAGATGTCGCTTTTACTTGCTCGAGTTGTTGAGTTCCTCGAGGCTATGGCGGCCCATCCTGATTTGGATGTCCAAGAGCGAGCCATCGAGTTCCTAGAAGTCCTACGCCTAGCAGCCGAGGCATTGACTTCCAATACAGAGGAAATGCCATTCCTTCTCGCTTCGGTCATACCAAACCTATTTACAGGGCTCGAACTCAACCCTGTTGCGGTCAGTGCCCAAAAGAAGGTTGTCTTGCCGGATAGCCTTCGCCTAGATGAGCCATTCGGCCATGATCTGCCAAGTCTTTTCCGCAACCTGGATAGCCCAACATTACACAAGTCAAATTCTTGGGAAATGTCAGACTTCTACCATCTTCCTGAACTCTCGACTCCCAACAAGCAGACTCGTGACCTTGCACTGGTTGATTTGCAGCCCCATGCGTCAAATCAAAAATCTACCGGTGCTCCGGTGGAATCCTCTATTGCAGTACAAAGACGAATGCTCGAGCGTATGGAACGCTTCAAGGATGACCCCTTCTATATTGCTCCTTCTGGAGAGTCGTCTGGCACGTCTACGCCATTCCATGAAGCTCTGAACACATCCAATGGCGAGGTCTTGGACATTGATTCCATACCCATAGTTGACCTGAAATTGGGAGATGAACAGCTCAGCCATGCGGATTTCGATAGCCAAAGAAGCCGTCGAACCCCTGGAAGCAAATTGCTAGTTGCTGGCGATGAGACTTTTGAACCCCCAAACTCTTTGACAGACACGTCCAGGCCCAAGGGTGCCGGTGATGCCCACCCTAAATATAAGCGCTCTTTACTCCAAGTTGACTCGAGCAGCCTAGGAAATTTGTCCTTGGCAAATGGCCCATCTTCTCAAGTTCTCGCGGATGAAGGGGATACAGAAATGGCCAGAGCATTGCAACAAGTGGAGGAAGTACGATTGCGGATGCAGCGAGCATCGGAGCGAATCCAATTAGAGGGCACTCCGGCAGAAGGAACCCTAgtcaagaagaaaaagaagaagaagaatacGAACAAGCACATTTCTTCAGAAAGAGATGTTGGCACGGTGGTTGAAGACCCTACAAAGTCTGCAataggaaagaagaaaaagacaaggaaGAAGACCGAGGAACCAGACGAGCTATCGGGCGAGAATTGA
- a CDS encoding Tetratricopeptide-like helical yields MAGPVADIREIRGSDLISALHLAQQAPAILGQEAGSWVTSSNSPETADYYARLEQLLLACLRTGDDESAHTCLNRLSLRFGPSNERIMGLRGLYEEATAKDQSVLEKCLQEYDNTLSQSPVNVPILKRRVALLRSLNRPSDAISGLIQLLDATPTDAEAWCELADLYQSQGLGSQAVFSLEEALLIAPNSWNIHSRLGELLYICASEGDTSRLLGRSVQHFSRSIELCDDYLRGFYGLTLASTRMLDNNYAGVSGQLPKKTLERLKAFALLNLGKIVESRSINDQHWASSRSELIAAKELLNRQ; encoded by the exons ATGGCTGGTCCCGTTGCTGATATCCGCGAGATCAGGGGATCGGATTTGATCTCTGCTCTTCATCTTGCTCAACAAGCACCAGCAATCCTTGGTCAGGAAGCCGGGTCTTGGGTTACCTCATCCAATTCTCCAGAAACAGCAGACTACTATGCACGATTAGAGCAGCTTCTGTTGGCCTGTCTTCGGACGGGGGATGACGAGTCAGCACATACCTGCCTGAATCGCCTCAGCCTGCGGTTTGGACCCTCTAATGAAAGGATCATGGGGCTTAGAGGCTTGTACGAGGAGGCAACTGCCAAGGATCAGTCGGTACTAGAAAAATGCCTGCAGGAATACGACAACACCCTGTCACAGAGTCCAGTCAATGTG CCCATCTTGAAGCGCCGGGTAGCGTTGTTACGCTCGCTTAATCGACCATCTGACGCAATCTCTGGTctgatccaactcctcgaTGCCACCCCTACCGATGCCGAAGCATGGTGTGAACTAGCCGACTTGTATCAGTCACAGGGGTTGGGTTCCCAAGCCGTTTTTAGCCTCGAGGAGGCTTTGCTCATTGCTCCTAACTCTTGGAAT ATTCATTCCCGCCTCGGTGAACTGCTATACATCTGCGCCTCCGAGGGGGACACATCCCGGCTCCTTGGGAGGTCGGTGCAGCACTTCAGTCGAAGCATTGAGCTTTGCGATGACTACCTGCGAGGATTCTATGGATTAACTTTG GCCTCAACTCGGATGCTTGACAATAATTACGCAGGCGTATCTGGTCAACTTCCCAAGAAGACTTTAGAACGATTGAAGGCCTTTGCGCTCCTCAATTTGGGCAAAATTGTTGAGTCACGATCGATCAATGACCAACATTGGGCATCGAGTCGAAGTGAGCTGATTGCTGCCAAAGAGCTGCTGAATCGCCAATGA
- a CDS encoding Tetratricopeptide-like helical, whose protein sequence is MSLSISIDPDPHVSDHSCSDDEGSSGFHVPTSSELENHEYQDCDDEWAHLTYPEELNTSDSTSRSRTSHRSRPPHGSRSASGRRPTSRRMVPEHQSFVPHSRTDSPDSADSADEYPPNFGRYDRRGWHQPMPPAPGYDPSQSSGPSYSPYPPPAPGHGPYVHHNPPPITSELMRIPHPVQPNPYGAPPPYGYLPQFLPGSHLIPDQPQIHPRHAPRQPPQLHNPMQPPMQPPMHPPMHPPMHPPMHPPMHPPMHPSMQPPMQPPMHPPMHPPMHPSMHPSMHPSMPMPHAMGPQGAHSPYPGYPHDLMVYGQTGFYPDQPNYFGGPIPGMMPPHYWPPYPPVPSPPVQPKPKSPSPPTPAPEPAPAPAPEPAPPPPPPPPPPPIDTSKDEQIARLEKLILDDRLDREAKELAKKQAIERAAAEKAAQDAQLAHDRKITQEAAALARADAEKKAAEDAAKAKEEAEKATAAAASEAAAAATAAANEAAAKAAAAANEAAAKAAAAAAEAAAKAAEPPPPPPPPEKKQPIKFKDAVGRKFSFPFELCATWQGMEELIRQAFLHIEVIGPHVAEGHYDLIGPDGDIILPQVWETVVEPDWAITMHMWPIPEKPKEDPPPPPPTPPPPPPPPPPAPEPAPVKLADPPAESKKKADGPKKVKARGPDAPGSFAMWIAGGSNRRGAPAP, encoded by the exons ATGTC GCTCAGTATCTCGATTGATCCAGACCCACACGTTTCGGATCACTCTTGCTCCGACGACGAGGGCTCGTCTGGTTTCCATGTACCTACATCTTCCGAGTTAGAAAACCATGAGTACCAGGATTGTGATGATGAGTGGGCGCATTTGACATATCCGGAGGAATTGAACACATCTGATTCGACCTCTCGATCAAGAACTTCACACCGCAGTCGTCCGCCCCACGGTTCACGCTCCGCTTCGGGCCGTCGCCCAACATCGCGACGTATGGTTCCAGAACATCAGTCGTTCGTCCCTCACAGCCGAACAGATTCTCCCGACAGTGCCGATTCCGCAGATGAGTACCCTCCCAATTTTGGTCGGTATGACCGGAGGGGTTGGCACCAACCTATGCCACCCGCCCCTGGATACGATCCCAGCCAGTCCTCTGGTCCATCTTACAGTCCCTACCCTCCTCCGGCCCCGGGCCATGGCCCGTATGTCCACCACAATCCTCCCCCGATTACATCGGAACTCATGAGAATTCCCCACCCGGTCCAACCCAACCCTTACGGTGCTCCTCCGCCTTATGGATACCTACCTCAGTTCCTACCTGGGTCTCATTTAATTCCCGACCAACCCCAAATACATCCACGACATGCGCCTCGCCAGCCGCCTCAACTGCACAATCCAATGCAACCGCCAATGCAACCGCCAATGCATCCGCCAATGCATCCGCCAATGCATCCGCCAATGCATCCGCCAATGCATCCGCCAATGCATCCGTCAATGCAACCGCCAATGCAACCGCCAATGCATCCGCCAATGCATCCGCCAATGCATCCGTCAATGCATCCGTCAATGCATCCGTCAATGCCAATGCCGCACGCGATGGGTCCTCAGGGTGCACACTCCCCATACCCTGGATATCCTCACGACTTGATGGTCTACGGCCAGACCGGGTTCTATCCAGATCAACCCAACTATTTCGGGGGACCGATCCCGGGCATGATGCCTCCTCATTATTGGCCACCCTACCCCCCAGTGCCTTCTCCTCCAGTGCAACCCAAACCTAAATCCCCCTCACCGCCGACGCCTGCTCCCGAACCTGCTCCGGCCCCGGCCCCTGAACCCGCTCCCCCACCGCCACCGCCGCCTCCGCCTCCACCAATCGATACTTCCAAGGATGAGCAAATTGCGAGGCTAGAGAAGTTGATTCTGGACGATCGTCTAGACCGGGAAGCGAAAGAGCTTGCCAAAAAGCAGGCTATTGAACGCGCGGCCGCCGAGAAAGCAGCTCAGGATGCACAGCTCGCGCATGATAGGAAGATTACCCAAGAAGCTGCGGCGCTTGCTCGAGCGGATGCAGAAAAAAAGGCAGCAGAGGATGCCGCAAAGGCTAAGGAGGAGGCGGAGAAAGCCACGGCTGCGGCCGCTTCTGAGGCTGCAGCAGCGGCAACTGCCGCGGCCAATGAAGCGGCTGCCAAAGCGGCCGCAGCGGCCAATGAAGCAGCTGCCAAAGCGGCCGCAGCGGCTGCTGAAGCGGCTGCTAAAGCTGCCGAAccgccaccaccaccgccacccCCAGAGAAGAAGCAGCCTATCAAATTTAAGGACGCCGTTGGGAGAAAATTCAGCTTTCCATTTGAGCTATGTGCTACCTGGCAG GGGATGGAAGAGCTCATCCGGCAGGCTTTCCTTCATATCGAAGTCATTGGACCTCATGTGGCCGAGGGCCATTATGATCTTATTGGTCCGGATGGCGACATTATCCTCCCACAGGTTTGGGAAACTGTGGTCGAGCCTGACTGGGCTATCACTATGCACATGTGGCCAATTCCCGAAAAGCCAAAGGAAgaccctcctcctcctcctcctactcctcctcctcctccgcctcctcctccccctgcaCCAGAGCCTGCCCCTGTTAAACTTGCGGATCCACCTGCCGAGTCGAAGAAGAAAGCAGATG GCCCTAAAAAAGTCAAGGCCCGAGGACCAGATGCCCCCGGGAGTTTCGCGATGTGGATTGCAGGTGGTTCCAATCGCCGGGGGG CACCCGCACCATGA